In Buchnera aphidicola (Sipha maydis), the following proteins share a genomic window:
- the hisF gene encoding imidazole glycerol phosphate synthase subunit HisF — protein sequence MLAKRIIPCLDVKNGLVVKGVKFQNHRIIGNILSLVNKYIQNSADELVFYDISASIKNTIVSKKWISMISEIINIPFCVAGGIKSFNDARDILSCGADKISINSYAIQNPILVSSIAEKFGVQAVVVGIDSYYHKKEKKYFVHQYTGDSKFEKKTSLETIEWVDKMQNLGAGEIVLNSMNQDGVKNGYDIKQLREIRKICKIPLIASGGAGNMNHFYDVFKFSDVDGALAASVFHDNIINIKKLKNFLLKKNIEIRKC from the coding sequence ATGTTAGCAAAAAGAATAATTCCATGTTTGGATGTAAAAAATGGTTTAGTAGTAAAGGGTGTAAAATTCCAGAATCATAGAATTATTGGAAACATTTTATCTTTAGTAAATAAATATATTCAAAATAGCGCTGATGAATTAGTTTTTTATGATATTTCTGCCTCTATCAAGAATACCATTGTGAGTAAAAAATGGATATCTATGATTTCTGAAATTATTAATATTCCATTCTGCGTTGCTGGAGGAATAAAAAGTTTTAATGATGCACGAGATATTTTATCTTGTGGAGCAGATAAAATTTCAATTAATTCTTATGCAATTCAGAATCCTATTTTAGTTAGTTCTATTGCAGAAAAATTTGGAGTTCAGGCTGTTGTTGTTGGCATAGATTCTTATTATCATAAAAAAGAAAAAAAATATTTTGTACATCAATATACTGGAGATTCAAAGTTTGAAAAAAAAACAAGTTTAGAAACTATTGAATGGGTTGATAAAATGCAAAATTTAGGTGCAGGAGAAATTGTTTTAAATTCTATGAATCAAGACGGTGTAAAAAATGGATATGATATTAAGCAATTAAGGGAAATAAGAAAAATATGTAAAATTCCATTAATTGCTTCTGGAGGTGCTGGAAATATGAATCATTTTTATGATGTTTTTAAATTTTCAGATGTTGATGGCGCTTTGGCAGCATCTGTTTTCCATGATAATATTATTAATATTAAAAAATTAAAAAATTTTTTATTAAAAAAAAACATAGAGATTAGAAAATGTTAA
- the leuA gene encoding 2-isopropylmalate synthase, with the protein MKEKIIIFDTTLRDGEQSLQTSLNIKEKVKIALALEKMNIDIIEAGFPISSPGDFKSVQQICKHVKNSTICSLARCLEKDIRIAAEAMSQLENFRLHLFLGTSKLHIESKLKKNFQEIHQMALKSIKIAQKYTDDIEFSCEDAGRTSIDNLCRIVESLIKNGVKTINIPDTVGYTIPNEFSKIIENLYKRVPNIDQVIISIHCHNDLGMAVGNSISAIQAGARQIEGTITGIGERAGNTALEEIIMAIKTRKKLLNFFTNIQHKEIYHTSKIVSEICNIPIPINKAIIGENAFSHSSGIHQDGVIKNRKNYEIMSPKDIGLKKIQFNLTPRSGRAAVKQRMKEIGYIEKKDYNLKKLYKNFLKLADKKGQICDYDLEKLAFKKKYLEKKPYFILKNLKIILKFYGKTKIFIDLICGKKIKKLFIKTKNDVIKKIYQGLKKISSFNIFIKNFQISSITKGKKIFNKINLIAEYNNKKFHSTHTSKNLLKSSVYVMIEILNNIWKLNQIYKKNK; encoded by the coding sequence ATGAAAGAAAAAATTATTATTTTTGATACGACTTTACGCGATGGAGAGCAATCTCTACAAACAAGCTTAAATATAAAAGAAAAAGTGAAAATTGCTTTAGCTTTAGAAAAAATGAATATCGATATTATAGAAGCAGGATTTCCTATATCTTCACCTGGAGATTTTAAATCTGTGCAACAAATCTGTAAACATGTAAAAAATAGCACTATATGTAGTTTAGCAAGATGTCTTGAAAAAGACATAAGAATTGCAGCAGAAGCAATGTCTCAATTAGAAAACTTTCGTCTTCATTTATTTTTAGGAACATCTAAATTACATATAGAATCTAAACTAAAAAAAAATTTTCAAGAAATACATCAAATGGCATTAAAATCTATTAAAATAGCACAAAAATATACAGATGATATAGAATTTTCTTGTGAAGATGCAGGACGTACATCTATTGATAATTTATGTCGTATTGTAGAATCTTTAATAAAAAATGGTGTTAAAACAATAAATATTCCAGATACAGTTGGATATACAATTCCTAATGAATTTAGCAAAATAATTGAAAATTTATATAAACGTGTTCCAAACATCGATCAAGTAATTATATCCATACATTGCCATAATGATTTAGGAATGGCGGTTGGAAATTCTATTTCTGCAATCCAAGCTGGAGCAAGACAAATTGAAGGTACTATTACTGGAATTGGAGAAAGAGCAGGAAATACAGCATTAGAAGAAATAATCATGGCTATTAAAACACGAAAAAAATTATTAAATTTTTTTACAAATATCCAACATAAAGAAATTTATCATACTAGTAAAATAGTTAGTGAAATTTGTAATATTCCTATACCAATAAATAAAGCAATTATAGGAGAAAATGCTTTTTCTCATTCTTCTGGAATTCATCAAGATGGTGTTATAAAAAATAGGAAAAATTACGAAATTATGTCTCCAAAAGACATAGGATTAAAAAAAATACAATTCAACTTGACACCACGCTCAGGACGAGCAGCAGTCAAACAGAGAATGAAAGAAATAGGATATATAGAAAAAAAAGATTATAATTTAAAAAAATTATATAAAAATTTTTTAAAACTAGCCGATAAAAAAGGTCAAATTTGTGATTATGATCTAGAAAAATTAGCTTTTAAAAAAAAATATTTAGAAAAAAAACCATATTTTATCTTAAAAAATTTAAAAATTATTTTAAAATTTTATGGTAAAACAAAAATTTTTATAGATTTAATATGTGGAAAAAAAATTAAAAAATTATTTATTAAAACAAAAAATGATGTAATAAAAAAAATTTATCAAGGGTTAAAAAAAATTTCTAGTTTTAACATATTTATTAAAAATTTTCAAATAAGTTCTATCACAAAAGGAAAAAAAATTTTCAATAAAATTAATTTAATTGCAGAATATAACAATAAAAAGTTCCACTCAACACATACATCTAAAAATCTTTTAAAATCTTCCGTATACGTTATGATTGAAATATTAAATAATATTTGGAAATTAAACCAAATATATAAAAAAAATAAATAA
- the hisIE gene encoding bifunctional phosphoribosyl-AMP cyclohydrolase/phosphoribosyl-ATP diphosphatase HisIE, with protein MLTIDQMLNLNWKKVNGLIPVIAQDFVSNEILMHGYMNKKALLKTFNSKHLTFFSRTKNRLWTKGETSKNYLKVIDIIEDCDRDSLLALVKPVGHTCHLQRKSCFNIVSTNFSFILQLEKILENRKKKINSKSYTYSLYKKGVNRIAQKVGEEAVELVISSICKNKQDIINESSDLFYHLLVLLHDQNLEFSDIISVLKKRNSL; from the coding sequence ATGTTAACTATTGATCAAATGCTAAATTTAAATTGGAAAAAAGTAAATGGATTAATTCCTGTGATTGCACAAGATTTTGTTTCTAATGAAATTTTAATGCATGGATATATGAATAAAAAAGCTCTTTTAAAAACATTTAATAGTAAACATTTAACTTTTTTTTCGCGTACAAAAAATCGTTTATGGACTAAAGGAGAAACATCTAAAAATTATTTAAAAGTTATAGATATTATTGAAGATTGCGATAGAGATTCATTATTAGCTTTAGTTAAACCTGTTGGTCATACATGTCATTTACAGCGTAAAAGTTGCTTCAATATCGTAAGTACAAATTTTTCTTTTATTTTACAATTAGAAAAAATTTTAGAAAATAGAAAAAAAAAAATTAATAGTAAATCTTATACATATTCTTTGTACAAAAAAGGAGTAAATAGAATTGCTCAAAAGGTTGGAGAAGAAGCGGTAGAATTAGTTATTTCTTCAATTTGTAAAAATAAACAAGACATTATTAATGAATCTTCTGATTTATTTTATCATTTATTAGTATTATTACATGATCAAAATTTAGAATTTTCAGATATTATTTCTGTATTAAAAAAAAGAAATTCTTTATAG
- the gndA gene encoding NADP-dependent phosphogluconate dehydrogenase → MSLNQIGVIGMAVMGKNLALNIESKGYTVSIFNRSAEKTKNVIDNNKNKNIYPFFKIKNFVSSLQKPRIILLMIKSGKATDITIDLILPYLDKKDIIIDGGNSFYKDTIKRNIYLSKKNINFLGVGISGGEEGALNGPAIMPGGNKKAYLKLENLFNKISAKTKNGTPCVNYIGSDGSGHYVKMVHNGIEYGDMQLISEAYFILKKSLNLNNKILHKIFKEWNKGELKSYLIEITKNIFLKKDNSGKYILDTILDSASNKGTGKWTSKSALDLNEPLSLITESVFFRYLSSLKSQRMKASKILFGPKNNFSVMNKKKFIEDVRRSLYLGKIISYAQGFSQLSRASDEYQWDLNYSNIAKIFRSGCIIRADFLKEVIYAYKKNNQLINLLLIDYFKNIANSYQHSLRNIVSYSVLNGIPIPAFSSAISYYDSYRSSVLPANLIQAQRDYFGAHTYFRVDKSGIFHTNWLE, encoded by the coding sequence ATGTCTTTAAATCAAATTGGAGTTATTGGCATGGCAGTTATGGGAAAGAATTTGGCTTTAAACATTGAAAGTAAAGGATATACGGTATCAATTTTTAATAGATCAGCAGAAAAAACTAAAAATGTTATTGATAATAATAAAAATAAGAATATTTATCCTTTTTTTAAGATTAAAAATTTTGTTTCATCATTACAAAAACCTCGTATTATTTTGTTAATGATTAAATCTGGGAAAGCAACAGATATTACGATTGATTTGATTTTACCATATTTAGATAAAAAAGATATCATAATTGACGGAGGTAATAGTTTTTACAAAGATACAATTAAAAGAAATATTTATTTATCAAAGAAAAATATAAATTTTTTAGGTGTAGGAATATCTGGAGGAGAAGAAGGAGCATTAAATGGACCTGCGATTATGCCTGGAGGTAATAAAAAAGCATATTTAAAGTTAGAAAATTTATTTAATAAAATTTCTGCAAAAACAAAAAATGGTACACCTTGTGTAAATTACATTGGTTCTGATGGTTCAGGACATTATGTGAAGATGGTGCATAATGGTATTGAGTATGGAGATATGCAATTAATTTCTGAAGCATATTTTATTTTAAAAAAATCGCTAAATTTAAATAATAAAATTCTCCATAAAATTTTTAAAGAATGGAACAAAGGAGAGTTAAAAAGTTATTTAATTGAAATTACAAAAAATATTTTTTTAAAAAAAGATAATTCTGGAAAATATATTCTCGATACTATTTTAGATTCTGCAAGTAACAAAGGTACTGGTAAATGGACGAGTAAAAGTGCTTTAGATTTAAACGAACCTTTATCTTTAATTACTGAATCTGTTTTTTTTAGATATTTATCTTCTTTAAAATCTCAAAGAATGAAAGCATCTAAAATTCTTTTTGGTCCGAAAAATAATTTTTCTGTTATGAATAAAAAAAAATTTATTGAGGATGTTAGGCGTTCTTTATATTTAGGAAAAATTATTTCATATGCACAAGGTTTTTCTCAATTAAGTAGAGCATCTGATGAATATCAATGGGATTTGAACTATTCTAATATTGCAAAAATTTTTCGTTCTGGATGTATTATACGAGCAGATTTTTTGAAAGAAGTTATATATGCATATAAAAAAAATAATCAATTGATTAATTTGTTATTGATAGATTATTTTAAAAATATTGCTAACTCTTATCAACATTCTCTTAGAAATATTGTTTCTTATTCAGTTTTAAATGGAATTCCTATTCCTGCTTTTTCTTCTGCTATTTCGTATTATGATTCTTATCGTTCCTCTGTACTTCCTGCGAATTTAATACAAGCTCAAAGAGATTATTTTGGAGCTCATACATATTTTCGGGTTGATAAAAGTGGAATTTTTCATACAAATTGGTTAGAATAA